From the Simkaniaceae bacterium genome, one window contains:
- a CDS encoding HU family DNA-binding protein, whose translation MATITKKKLIQVISQQKRVHPNDVRNVIQAFLDVMTDYLSKGDRLEFRDFGVFEVVERKQKVGRNPKNAMVPIIIPARPAVKFTPGKKMKKLIEDGPAQQSLNSSSPSHVG comes from the coding sequence ATGGCAACGATCACAAAGAAAAAACTGATTCAAGTGATCTCACAACAAAAAAGGGTTCATCCTAATGATGTGAGAAATGTGATTCAGGCTTTTCTAGATGTTATGACAGATTATTTGTCGAAAGGAGATCGCCTGGAATTTAGAGATTTTGGTGTTTTCGAAGTCGTAGAAAGAAAACAAAAAGTCGGGCGTAATCCAAAAAATGCAATGGTCCCTATTATTATTCCTGCAAGACCTGCGGTTAAATTTACTCCCGGTAAAAAAATGAAAAAGCTTATTGAAGATGGTCCTGCACAACAAAGTCTTAACTCATCTTCACCTTCTCATGTTGGCTAA
- a CDS encoding L,D-transpeptidase: protein MSFRRILMIFAVLTVAVMGIRAMKKNGQTKKVQETVSTERIEIDDHPKEMDPVVLDHDSILIRNESVAEKVDSAVCYSPLALQNENDSDIDLIEKLFTVGKDKLPIVKTITYTSRVPWLKGRPAWIADYASHYATSRHFIARSLNRNSDYYTQKVSPGDKFNVLNPEKPINFYLLVDLSTPKMWFYYVDIDSKEKVLLKTYQIGVGTIRNNQCATPVGRFILGDKIATYKPGMMGYFQNEKIEMIKVFGTRWLPLRNLPNEEEAHIKGYGIHGLPCEIRGKNQEFIEYSQLIGKYDSDGCIRMAKNDIEELFSIVITKPTIVEITDDSTELRKNAKNIPPIIAYNQ from the coding sequence ATGTCATTCCGAAGAATTCTGATGATCTTTGCTGTTTTAACAGTTGCCGTGATGGGGATTAGGGCAATGAAAAAAAATGGTCAGACAAAGAAGGTTCAAGAGACAGTTAGCACGGAACGCATTGAAATAGACGATCATCCTAAAGAGATGGATCCTGTTGTTTTAGATCATGATTCAATCCTAATTCGAAATGAGTCTGTGGCTGAAAAGGTTGACAGCGCTGTTTGCTATTCTCCTCTTGCTTTACAAAATGAAAATGACAGCGACATCGATTTGATTGAAAAGCTTTTTACAGTAGGCAAAGACAAACTTCCCATTGTAAAAACAATCACTTATACAAGCCGTGTCCCTTGGCTTAAAGGGCGTCCTGCATGGATTGCAGATTATGCCTCTCATTATGCGACTTCTCGCCATTTTATTGCGCGCAGCTTAAATCGAAATAGCGATTATTATACGCAAAAGGTCTCCCCCGGAGATAAATTTAACGTTCTTAATCCCGAAAAACCCATTAACTTTTATCTCCTTGTCGATCTTTCGACGCCAAAAATGTGGTTTTACTATGTCGATATCGACTCAAAAGAAAAAGTGCTTCTTAAAACATATCAGATTGGCGTCGGCACAATTCGGAATAATCAATGCGCAACACCTGTTGGGCGGTTCATTTTAGGAGATAAAATTGCGACTTATAAACCCGGAATGATGGGTTATTTTCAGAATGAAAAAATTGAAATGATTAAAGTTTTTGGCACTCGCTGGCTTCCTTTAAGGAATTTACCTAATGAAGAAGAGGCCCATATCAAAGGGTATGGTATTCATGGCTTGCCATGTGAGATTAGAGGGAAAAATCAAGAGTTTATTGAATATAGCCAGCTCATTGGCAAATACGATAGCGATGGGTGTATTCGAATGGCAAAGAATGATATTGAAGAACTTTTTAGCATTGTGATTACGAAGCCGACGATTGTAGAAATTACGGATGATTCGACGGAATTAAGAAAAAATGCTAAAAATATTCCTCCAATTATAGCATATAACCAATAG
- a CDS encoding acetyl-CoA carboxylase carboxyltransferase subunit alpha: MGFCLDHEKQIQDFEETLDRLKKHQKNHDLADSQEFNQLEKKLIELKNKVYSKLTPWERVLICRHPNRPHSIDYIKMICSSFEELYGDRLYRDDQAIIGGFAVIGDQKFVVIAQEKGHDTESRLKHSFGMPHPEGYRKAQRLMKLAEKFSLPVLCLIDTPGAHPGLEAEERGQGRAIADNLFVMSRLKTPIIIAIIGEGCSGGALGIAIGDRIGMLQHSYYSVISPEGCASILWKDASKKSEAAAALKMHVEDLQQFGIVDEMIPEPLGGAHHDQKQTAENLKTFVLSQLSELQKIASENLLEERYKKFRKLGEFHSLLDI, translated from the coding sequence ATGGGGTTTTGTTTAGATCACGAAAAGCAAATTCAAGATTTTGAAGAGACGCTAGACCGTTTGAAAAAACACCAAAAAAATCATGATCTTGCAGATAGCCAAGAGTTTAACCAATTGGAGAAAAAACTCATTGAGTTAAAAAACAAAGTATACTCAAAGCTGACTCCATGGGAAAGGGTTCTGATTTGCCGCCATCCCAATCGACCACATTCGATTGATTATATCAAAATGATCTGCTCTTCTTTTGAGGAACTTTATGGAGATCGCCTCTATCGCGATGATCAAGCCATTATTGGTGGATTTGCTGTGATAGGTGATCAGAAATTTGTTGTCATCGCTCAAGAAAAGGGGCACGACACTGAATCAAGGCTTAAACATAGCTTTGGAATGCCCCATCCGGAAGGGTATCGCAAAGCGCAGCGTTTGATGAAGCTTGCCGAAAAGTTTTCTCTCCCGGTGTTATGTCTGATCGACACTCCCGGAGCGCATCCGGGATTAGAGGCTGAAGAAAGAGGGCAGGGGAGAGCCATTGCCGATAATTTATTCGTCATGTCACGTCTCAAAACGCCCATTATCATCGCAATTATTGGAGAGGGGTGTTCAGGAGGGGCTCTTGGGATCGCTATTGGAGATCGCATCGGGATGCTTCAGCATTCTTATTATTCAGTCATTTCACCTGAGGGATGTGCTTCTATCTTATGGAAAGATGCCTCTAAAAAGTCCGAAGCCGCGGCTGCTTTAAAAATGCATGTTGAAGATTTACAGCAATTTGGTATCGTCGATGAAATGATTCCCGAGCCACTGGGCGGTGCCCATCACGATCAAAAACAAACAGCTGAAAATCTCAAAACGTTTGTACTTTCTCAACTCTCTGAACTTCAGAAAATAGCTTCTGAGAATCTTTTAGAAGAGAGATATAAGAAGTTTCGCAAACTTGGAGAATTCCACAGCTTGCTTGATATTTAA
- a CDS encoding DNA photolyase family protein, whose product MSYVIHWFRNDLRLKDNQALYEASKSGYPILLVYIYDEDSLYTQADAHRVWLYHSLIELKASLENLNLSLVIKKGSPKKIFHEIIKEAKPYAIYYNDVYEHHDLKNAQDLRYLCEEHGTLIQHFHGNLIAHPDAIKNSNGTFINHFTPFWNAINHKYSPRALYPLPKIERFSSSVSSLDIEDLNLPSSYHWNEHIKKHWKVNETHAQKKLNHFLKTKVNHYIEHRQYLGKPCSSELSAYLHFGEIGPYQIIDACNAHINRSKIKGIERQLEAFIKDLALREFAYYLLYHQYEMKKNPLEHEETPFHWTENTYYFNAWKKGITGFPIVDAAMRQLLEMGWMPTQARLLTASFLVKDLKIHREEGEHWFFKNLFDADIANNLFNWQFSAQCGNRFEPFLKTYHVEQQSKKTDPDGEYIKTWIPELKKLPSKYIHAPHKAPAAVLKKAKIILGETYPMPIIDLNESAKKTLKQLQEKAKQKKKIKH is encoded by the coding sequence ATGTCGTATGTCATTCATTGGTTTCGCAATGATTTGCGATTAAAAGATAACCAAGCACTATATGAAGCTTCAAAAAGCGGTTATCCCATTCTTCTCGTCTATATCTATGATGAAGATTCTTTGTATACTCAGGCTGATGCCCATCGCGTTTGGCTCTACCACTCACTCATTGAACTCAAAGCCTCGCTAGAGAATCTCAATCTCTCTTTGGTGATTAAAAAGGGCTCCCCCAAGAAAATTTTTCATGAAATCATTAAAGAAGCAAAACCCTATGCCATATATTACAATGATGTGTATGAACACCATGATCTAAAAAACGCACAGGATCTTCGTTATTTATGTGAAGAGCATGGCACTCTTATTCAGCACTTCCATGGCAATTTAATTGCTCACCCTGATGCAATTAAAAATTCAAATGGAACCTTTATCAACCACTTCACTCCGTTTTGGAATGCCATTAATCACAAATATTCACCAAGAGCGCTTTATCCCCTGCCGAAAATAGAACGATTTTCCTCTTCAGTATCAAGCCTTGATATTGAAGATCTCAACTTACCCTCTTCCTATCATTGGAACGAACATATAAAAAAACATTGGAAAGTCAATGAGACCCATGCCCAAAAAAAATTAAATCACTTCCTCAAAACGAAAGTAAATCACTATATTGAACATCGACAATATCTTGGGAAACCCTGTTCTTCAGAGCTCTCCGCTTACCTACATTTTGGCGAAATCGGCCCCTATCAAATCATTGATGCATGCAACGCTCATATCAATCGATCTAAGATTAAAGGAATTGAGCGACAACTTGAAGCCTTTATTAAAGACCTTGCATTGCGAGAATTTGCCTATTATTTACTCTATCATCAATATGAAATGAAAAAAAATCCGCTTGAACATGAAGAGACTCCCTTCCATTGGACAGAAAACACCTATTATTTCAATGCATGGAAAAAAGGCATCACCGGATTTCCCATTGTTGACGCGGCAATGCGCCAACTCCTTGAAATGGGTTGGATGCCTACACAAGCGCGACTCCTCACCGCATCTTTCCTTGTTAAAGATCTGAAAATACATCGGGAAGAAGGGGAACACTGGTTCTTTAAAAATCTGTTTGATGCTGATATCGCCAATAATCTCTTTAATTGGCAATTCAGTGCTCAATGTGGAAATCGCTTTGAGCCCTTTTTAAAAACATACCACGTCGAGCAACAAAGCAAAAAAACGGACCCGGATGGCGAATATATTAAAACTTGGATTCCCGAGCTCAAAAAGCTCCCCTCTAAATATATTCACGCGCCTCATAAAGCGCCTGCTGCCGTTTTGAAAAAAGCTAAAATCATTCTGGGAGAAACCTATCCCATGCCAATTATAGATCTCAATGAGTCAGCTAAAAAGACGTTGAAACAGCTTCAAGAAAAAGCAAAACAAAAGAAAAAAATTAAACACTGA